One genomic region from Pararge aegeria chromosome 24, ilParAegt1.1, whole genome shotgun sequence encodes:
- the LOC120634498 gene encoding nuclear receptor subfamily 2 group C member 2-like isoform X3: MWNHPFLEQKIVMEAPDPMELKYGAGNDVGGLELCIVCGDRASGRHYGAISCEGCKGFFKRSIRKKLGYQCRGTMNCEVTKHHRNRCQYCRLQKCLACGMRSDSVQHERKPIVDKAKGDAREHDRQAAYSKLLGLAGQAQAQINPKEEPSDAFGAVSPAAPALNFAFAAAVACGINKGNPVSPYLGAGAPGDVEGARRQQLMLQTQLAKNLFKMGQFGAINEYFQSAYGATPPEVPLGSLHAADPQQNDGEEAGILSTAESLQLPLQLPASPPAPLRLHAACEAGARLLAACARWLLALPAASSLSFEIQVTLLRKCWAELFVLGLARWAPALGLPALLPALAAHLQAELRERTDARRPAAPPAPAHAHPEITISDYSDERIEEVSAMLCRLHQFIGHMEQLRLSDREHAHLRALCLFSPDGVPDFLTRKLQDYQAKVLRSLRTTCQPDDERVATLLLQLPVLRTFTGTFIEDVFFVGFVGDVSIDEVIPYLLNAER; encoded by the exons ATGTGGAACCATCCTTTCCTGGAACAAAAG ATTGTGATGGAGGCACCAGATCCAATGGAGCTCAAGTATGGTGCTGGGAATGATGTGGGAGGGTTGGAGCTGTGTATAGTGTGCGGAGACAGGGCTTCGGGCAGACATTACGGTGCTATAAGTTGTGAAG GTTGCAAAGGTTTCTTCAAGCGCTCCATCCGCAAGAAGCTGGGCTACCAGTGTCGGGGTACAATGAACTGTGAGGTGACGAAACACCACCGCAACCGCTGCCAGTACTGCCGCCTGCAGAAGTGCCTAGCGTGCGGAATGCGGAGCGACT CGGTCCAACACGAGCGGAAGCCCATCGTGGACAAGGCCAAGGGCGACGCGAGAGAACACGACCGCCAGGCGGCCTACTCCAAGCTGCTCGGGCTCGCGGGACAGGCGCAGGCGCAG ATAAATCCTAAGGAGGAGCCGAGCGACGCGTTCGGCGCGGTGTCTCCGGCCGCGCCCGCACTTAACTTCGCCTTCGCGGCCGCCGTGGCGTGCGGGATCAACAAGGGAAACCCGG TGTCGCCCTACCTGGGTGCGGGCGCGCCCGGGGACGTGGAGGGGGCGAGGCGACAACAGCTTATGCTGCAAACGCAACTCGCGAAGAACCTCTTCAAGATGGGGCAGTTTG GTGCAATCAACGAGTACTTCCAGTCGGCGTACGGCGCCACGCCGCCGGAAGTGCCGCTTGGGTCGCTGCACGCGGCGGACCCGCAACAAAACGATG GCGAGGAAGCGGGTATCCTGAGCACGGCGGAGAGCCTCCAACTGCCGCTCCAGCTGCCGGCGTCCCCCCCCGCCCCGCTGCGCCTGCACGCCGCGTGCGAGGCGGGCGCGCGGCTGCTGGCGGCGTGCGCGCGCTGGCTGCTGGCCCTGCCGGCCGCCAGCAGCCTGTC GTTCGAGATCCAGGTGACGCTGCTGCGCAAGTGCTGGGCCGAGCTGTTCGTGCTGGGCCTGGCGCGCTGGGCGCCCGCGCTGGGCCTGCCCGCGCTGCTGCCCGCGCTGGCCGCGCACCTGCAGGCCGAGCTGCGCGAGCGCACCGACGCGCGCcgccccgccgcgccgcccgcgcccgcgcACGCGCACCCCGAG ATAACGATATCGGACTACTCGGACGAGCGTATAGAGGAGGTGTCCGCCATGCTGTGTCGCCTGCACCAGTTCATCGGGCACATGGAGCAACTGAGGCTGTCTGACCGCGAGCACGCTCATCTTAGGGCGCTGTGCCTGTTCTCACCAG ATGGCGTCCCAGATTTCCTGACGCGCAAACTGCAAGACTACCAGGCGAAAGTTCTCCGTTCTCTCCGCACCACATGTCAGCCGGACGACGAGAGAGTTGCGACTCTCCTACTCCAGTTACCG GTATTACGTACCTTCACCGGTACTTTCATCGAGGACGTTTTCTTCGTCGGGTTCGTCGGCGACGTCAGCATCGACGAAGTCATACCTTACTTGCTTAACGCTGAACGTTGA
- the LOC120634498 gene encoding nuclear receptor subfamily 2 group C member 2-like isoform X2, whose protein sequence is MWNHPFLEQKIVMEAPDPMELKYGAGNDVGGLELCIVCGDRASGRHYGAISCEGCKGFFKRSIRKKLGYQCRGTMNCEVTKHHRNRCQYCRLQKCLACGMRSDFQHERKPIVDKAKGDAREHDRQAAYSKLLGLAGQAQAQNAFQINPKEEPSDAFGAVSPAAPALNFAFAAAVACGINKGNPVSPYLGAGAPGDVEGARRQQLMLQTQLAKNLFKMGQFGAINEYFQSAYGATPPEVPLGSLHAADPQQNDGEEAGILSTAESLQLPLQLPASPPAPLRLHAACEAGARLLAACARWLLALPAASSLSFEIQVTLLRKCWAELFVLGLARWAPALGLPALLPALAAHLQAELRERTDARRPAAPPAPAHAHPEITISDYSDERIEEVSAMLCRLHQFIGHMEQLRLSDREHAHLRALCLFSPDGVPDFLTRKLQDYQAKVLRSLRTTCQPDDERVATLLLQLPVLRTFTGTFIEDVFFVGFVGDVSIDEVIPYLLNAER, encoded by the exons ATGTGGAACCATCCTTTCCTGGAACAAAAG ATTGTGATGGAGGCACCAGATCCAATGGAGCTCAAGTATGGTGCTGGGAATGATGTGGGAGGGTTGGAGCTGTGTATAGTGTGCGGAGACAGGGCTTCGGGCAGACATTACGGTGCTATAAGTTGTGAAG GTTGCAAAGGTTTCTTCAAGCGCTCCATCCGCAAGAAGCTGGGCTACCAGTGTCGGGGTACAATGAACTGTGAGGTGACGAAACACCACCGCAACCGCTGCCAGTACTGCCGCCTGCAGAAGTGCCTAGCGTGCGGAATGCGGAGCGACT TCCAACACGAGCGGAAGCCCATCGTGGACAAGGCCAAGGGCGACGCGAGAGAACACGACCGCCAGGCGGCCTACTCCAAGCTGCTCGGGCTCGCGGGACAGGCGCAGGCGCAG AATGCTTTCCAGATAAATCCTAAGGAGGAGCCGAGCGACGCGTTCGGCGCGGTGTCTCCGGCCGCGCCCGCACTTAACTTCGCCTTCGCGGCCGCCGTGGCGTGCGGGATCAACAAGGGAAACCCGG TGTCGCCCTACCTGGGTGCGGGCGCGCCCGGGGACGTGGAGGGGGCGAGGCGACAACAGCTTATGCTGCAAACGCAACTCGCGAAGAACCTCTTCAAGATGGGGCAGTTTG GTGCAATCAACGAGTACTTCCAGTCGGCGTACGGCGCCACGCCGCCGGAAGTGCCGCTTGGGTCGCTGCACGCGGCGGACCCGCAACAAAACGATG GCGAGGAAGCGGGTATCCTGAGCACGGCGGAGAGCCTCCAACTGCCGCTCCAGCTGCCGGCGTCCCCCCCCGCCCCGCTGCGCCTGCACGCCGCGTGCGAGGCGGGCGCGCGGCTGCTGGCGGCGTGCGCGCGCTGGCTGCTGGCCCTGCCGGCCGCCAGCAGCCTGTC GTTCGAGATCCAGGTGACGCTGCTGCGCAAGTGCTGGGCCGAGCTGTTCGTGCTGGGCCTGGCGCGCTGGGCGCCCGCGCTGGGCCTGCCCGCGCTGCTGCCCGCGCTGGCCGCGCACCTGCAGGCCGAGCTGCGCGAGCGCACCGACGCGCGCcgccccgccgcgccgcccgcgcccgcgcACGCGCACCCCGAG ATAACGATATCGGACTACTCGGACGAGCGTATAGAGGAGGTGTCCGCCATGCTGTGTCGCCTGCACCAGTTCATCGGGCACATGGAGCAACTGAGGCTGTCTGACCGCGAGCACGCTCATCTTAGGGCGCTGTGCCTGTTCTCACCAG ATGGCGTCCCAGATTTCCTGACGCGCAAACTGCAAGACTACCAGGCGAAAGTTCTCCGTTCTCTCCGCACCACATGTCAGCCGGACGACGAGAGAGTTGCGACTCTCCTACTCCAGTTACCG GTATTACGTACCTTCACCGGTACTTTCATCGAGGACGTTTTCTTCGTCGGGTTCGTCGGCGACGTCAGCATCGACGAAGTCATACCTTACTTGCTTAACGCTGAACGTTGA
- the LOC120634498 gene encoding nuclear receptor subfamily 2 group C member 2-like isoform X1, with the protein MWNHPFLEQKIVMEAPDPMELKYGAGNDVGGLELCIVCGDRASGRHYGAISCEGCKGFFKRSIRKKLGYQCRGTMNCEVTKHHRNRCQYCRLQKCLACGMRSDSVQHERKPIVDKAKGDAREHDRQAAYSKLLGLAGQAQAQNAFQINPKEEPSDAFGAVSPAAPALNFAFAAAVACGINKGNPVSPYLGAGAPGDVEGARRQQLMLQTQLAKNLFKMGQFGAINEYFQSAYGATPPEVPLGSLHAADPQQNDGEEAGILSTAESLQLPLQLPASPPAPLRLHAACEAGARLLAACARWLLALPAASSLSFEIQVTLLRKCWAELFVLGLARWAPALGLPALLPALAAHLQAELRERTDARRPAAPPAPAHAHPEITISDYSDERIEEVSAMLCRLHQFIGHMEQLRLSDREHAHLRALCLFSPDGVPDFLTRKLQDYQAKVLRSLRTTCQPDDERVATLLLQLPVLRTFTGTFIEDVFFVGFVGDVSIDEVIPYLLNAER; encoded by the exons ATGTGGAACCATCCTTTCCTGGAACAAAAG ATTGTGATGGAGGCACCAGATCCAATGGAGCTCAAGTATGGTGCTGGGAATGATGTGGGAGGGTTGGAGCTGTGTATAGTGTGCGGAGACAGGGCTTCGGGCAGACATTACGGTGCTATAAGTTGTGAAG GTTGCAAAGGTTTCTTCAAGCGCTCCATCCGCAAGAAGCTGGGCTACCAGTGTCGGGGTACAATGAACTGTGAGGTGACGAAACACCACCGCAACCGCTGCCAGTACTGCCGCCTGCAGAAGTGCCTAGCGTGCGGAATGCGGAGCGACT CGGTCCAACACGAGCGGAAGCCCATCGTGGACAAGGCCAAGGGCGACGCGAGAGAACACGACCGCCAGGCGGCCTACTCCAAGCTGCTCGGGCTCGCGGGACAGGCGCAGGCGCAG AATGCTTTCCAGATAAATCCTAAGGAGGAGCCGAGCGACGCGTTCGGCGCGGTGTCTCCGGCCGCGCCCGCACTTAACTTCGCCTTCGCGGCCGCCGTGGCGTGCGGGATCAACAAGGGAAACCCGG TGTCGCCCTACCTGGGTGCGGGCGCGCCCGGGGACGTGGAGGGGGCGAGGCGACAACAGCTTATGCTGCAAACGCAACTCGCGAAGAACCTCTTCAAGATGGGGCAGTTTG GTGCAATCAACGAGTACTTCCAGTCGGCGTACGGCGCCACGCCGCCGGAAGTGCCGCTTGGGTCGCTGCACGCGGCGGACCCGCAACAAAACGATG GCGAGGAAGCGGGTATCCTGAGCACGGCGGAGAGCCTCCAACTGCCGCTCCAGCTGCCGGCGTCCCCCCCCGCCCCGCTGCGCCTGCACGCCGCGTGCGAGGCGGGCGCGCGGCTGCTGGCGGCGTGCGCGCGCTGGCTGCTGGCCCTGCCGGCCGCCAGCAGCCTGTC GTTCGAGATCCAGGTGACGCTGCTGCGCAAGTGCTGGGCCGAGCTGTTCGTGCTGGGCCTGGCGCGCTGGGCGCCCGCGCTGGGCCTGCCCGCGCTGCTGCCCGCGCTGGCCGCGCACCTGCAGGCCGAGCTGCGCGAGCGCACCGACGCGCGCcgccccgccgcgccgcccgcgcccgcgcACGCGCACCCCGAG ATAACGATATCGGACTACTCGGACGAGCGTATAGAGGAGGTGTCCGCCATGCTGTGTCGCCTGCACCAGTTCATCGGGCACATGGAGCAACTGAGGCTGTCTGACCGCGAGCACGCTCATCTTAGGGCGCTGTGCCTGTTCTCACCAG ATGGCGTCCCAGATTTCCTGACGCGCAAACTGCAAGACTACCAGGCGAAAGTTCTCCGTTCTCTCCGCACCACATGTCAGCCGGACGACGAGAGAGTTGCGACTCTCCTACTCCAGTTACCG GTATTACGTACCTTCACCGGTACTTTCATCGAGGACGTTTTCTTCGTCGGGTTCGTCGGCGACGTCAGCATCGACGAAGTCATACCTTACTTGCTTAACGCTGAACGTTGA
- the LOC120634550 gene encoding U3 small nucleolar ribonucleoprotein protein MPP10, whose protein sequence is MARAKMEKMLGSFSVLTEKPVKYLTVQNDLKEDIKNLVKSLYDYTKTQEQRGMSKTDQALHKIIVSDFDEEQIWQQIELQNSQRWDEFVWDVANCMSDKNDLSFSVMFPEEINTEESEVDEIIESDIEKNLSDTENVSHKEVSATKGRKKVHHSMMSKPKGKPSIVDDQFFKLQDMETFLLSEEKMEGKKKHVDSEDEESLDMFEDIDSDGTEEDGGKEMMYTDFFNENEDGGSENDNRDSENDDTPSDNNDVNLDMEVDNTKKGKRVRFAQPESDNMQLQNNSGVADKNVKGNLEKDEKKSEFELRQQRLKQQISKLEEKTLTEAPWQLKGEIDALKRPQNSLLEEVLDFDLTTRPPPIITEQTTVTLEGLIRQRIKDKAWDDVVKKQKPVDDQLMFKKPEVLDQSKSKLSLAQVYEREYLKQKQAASGQTEEENEPESHKEIRETMTKLFSKLDALCHYHYTPKAAQAEVKIVSNTPAISMEEVAPVATSDAALLAPEEVKRKRKGDLMSKEERSQTDRNRERRKKKKLQRKKGNVAKVTEHRNTSKAVVANDKSLKTSKAFFQQLNDNTTSLIKTSKKNIVKNKGQ, encoded by the exons ATGGCACGTGCTAAGATGGAGAAAATGCTGGGCAGTTTTAGCGTTCTCACCGAGAAACCGGTGAAGTATCTAACCGTTCAGAACGATCTGAAGGAAGATATTAAAAACTTGGTCAAAAGTTTGTATGATTACACAAAAACGCAGGAGCAACGTGGTATGTCGAAAACAGATCAGGCTTTACATAAAATCATCGTGAGTGACTTCGATGAAGAGCAGATATGGCAGCAGATTGAATTGCAAAATTCCCAGCGTTGGGATGAATTTGTGTGGGATGTGGCTAACTGTATGTCCGATAAAAACGATCTATCGTTCTCTGTTATGTTTCCTGAAGAAATTAACACTGAAGAGTCAGAAGTAGATGAAATTATTGAATCTGATATCGAGAAAAATCTATCTGATACTGAAAATGTATCACATAAAGAAGTAAGTGCTACAAAGGGTAGAAAAAAAGTTCATCATAGTATGATGTCTAAGCCTAAAGGTAAACCCTCTATAGTTGATGATCAGTTCTTTAAATTGCAAGACATGGAGACATTTTTGCTTAGTGAAGAAAAGATGGAAGGTAAGAAAAAACATGTTGATAGTGAAGATGAAGAATCGTTAGATATGTTTGAAGACATAGACAGTGATGGTACGGAGGAGGATGGAGGTAAGGAGATGATGTACACAGATTTCTTTAATGAAAATGAGGATGGAGGGAGTGAAAATGATAACAGAGATAGTGAAAATGATGATACTCCAAGTGACAATAATGATGTAAATTTGGACATGGAAGTagataatacaaaaaaaggaaaaagggtCCGATTTGCACAACCGGAGTCGGACAATATGCAATTACAGAACAATAGTGGAGTTGCTGATAAAAATGTCAAAGGAAATTTGGAGAAGGATGAAAAAAAGTCAGAATTTGAGTTAAGACAACAGAGGTTAAAACAACAGATATCAAAACTAGAGGAGAAAACATTAACTGAAGCTCCATGGCAGTTAAAAGGTGAAATTGATGCATTGAAACGGCCACAGAATTCTTTACTAGAAGAAGTACTAGACTTTGATTTAACAACACGACCTCCACCTATTATAACAGAACAAACCACCGTTACATTAGAAGGATTAATCAGACAACGAATCAAAGACAAAGCTTGGGACGATGttgttaaaaaacaaaagcCGGTGGACGACCAACTGATGTTTAAAAAACCTGAAGTCCTCGACCAATCGAAAAGTAAACTAAGCTTAGCACAAGTATACGAAAGAGAGTATTTAAAGCAGAAACAAGCAGCTTCTGGGCAGACTGAAGAGGAAAATGAACCAGAGAGTCACAAAGAAATTCGTGAAACTATGACTAAACTCTTTTCGAAATTGGATGCGTTGTGTCATTATCATTATACGCCAAAAGCAGCTCAAGCTGAAGTGAAAATCGTTAGTAATACACCAGCAATTTCAATGGAGGAAGTTGCACCAGTTGCCACTAGTGACGCAGCATTATTGGCCCCAGAGGAAGTCAAGAGGAAAAGAAAAG GTGATCTGATGAGCAAAGAAGAAAGGAGTCAAACTGATAGAAACAGGGAAAGGAGGAAAAAGAAGAAGTTGCAGCGGAAAAAGGGCAACGTTGCCAAGGTCACTGAGCACAGGAACACGAGCAAGGCTGTGGTGGCTAACGACAAATCCCTGAAGACCTCGAAAGCCTTCTTCCAACAGCTGAACGATAATACTACTAGCTTAATTAAAACGTCCAAGAAGaatattgttaagaataaaggtcaataa